The following coding sequences are from one Methanohalophilus halophilus window:
- a CDS encoding TatD family hydrolase: MLPYFIDSHCHLDFSKFNKDREEVIHRAKEAGSDEMINSGIDLKTNFSTLELAKAHDCIHPTIGLSPMLATSPDKDRVLEVLSQLDEYAPAAIGIGEAGMDYYHCTAEPLRKKQREVFKQVITIAEKHAKPLVIHGRDAEDEALEMAGHLDRVIFHCYGGSLETMEKITDAGHYISIPPLVCFSSHHKEIAATVPEELMLIETDSPYLSPRKGRNEPAFLVDSINTIAEIKDMKPADVAKTTRKNTYNAFKI; this comes from the coding sequence ATGTTACCTTATTTTATAGATTCACACTGCCATCTCGATTTTTCCAAGTTCAACAAGGATCGGGAAGAGGTCATCCACCGTGCAAAAGAAGCAGGGTCTGATGAAATGATCAACTCGGGTATTGATCTGAAAACCAACTTTTCAACCCTTGAACTGGCCAAAGCCCATGACTGCATCCACCCAACAATAGGGTTAAGCCCCATGCTAGCCACCAGTCCAGATAAAGACAGGGTACTGGAAGTTCTTTCCCAGCTTGATGAATATGCCCCGGCCGCCATAGGAATTGGAGAAGCAGGGATGGACTATTATCACTGCACCGCTGAACCTTTACGCAAAAAACAGAGGGAAGTATTTAAACAGGTCATCACGATTGCAGAGAAACATGCAAAACCGCTGGTTATCCATGGCAGGGATGCCGAGGATGAAGCACTTGAAATGGCAGGGCATCTGGACCGGGTAATCTTCCATTGTTACGGAGGATCCCTTGAGACCATGGAAAAAATAACTGATGCCGGCCACTACATATCCATACCTCCTCTGGTATGCTTCTCCAGCCATCACAAAGAGATCGCTGCCACAGTACCTGAAGAACTCATGCTGATAGAAACAGACAGCCCTTATCTTTCACCGCGCAAGGGACGCAATGAACCTGCATTCCTGGTCGATTCAATAAATACAATAGCAGAAATAAAGGACATGAAGCCTGCCGATGTGGCAAAAACCACTCGGAAAAATACCTACAATGCATTCAAAATCTAA
- a CDS encoding 2-isopropylmalate synthase encodes MAFYSAESIRNKEITIFDTTLRDGEQTPGVSLTPKQKLNIATQLDKLGVDTIEAGFPIASQGDKESVKSIANAGLTSEVCGLARVLTKDIDACIEAGVDMVHAFVSTSDIQREHTIRKSREEVQQMATQAVGYVKDHGLRCMFSAMDATRTDLDYLIAIYRAAEEAGCDIINVPDTVGVMSPSGMYNMISDLRQQISIPIDTHCHNDFGLAVANSLMAIEAGANQAQVTINGLGERAGNADLAETVMSLKSIYGASLNINTEYIVETARMVERYTTVPITAHRPVVGENAFAHESGIHTHGVLENSNTFEPGIMTPEMVGHTRRIVLGKHAGKHAVRRSLEAAKLNPNDEQLNHIIEKVKTIADKGKRLTDADLYAIACAVMHKPMGKPAIDLKELSVMTGNVTTPTAVVKALVNDEEKILSNIGIGPVDAALKAVTGIIGEHATISIHDFRIEAVTGGSDAVAEVIVGVQDENGRIVSARSASADIVYASVEALVTAINMLLQK; translated from the coding sequence ATCGCTTTTTACAGCGCTGAATCGATTAGGAATAAAGAAATAACCATTTTTGATACTACTCTTCGCGACGGGGAACAAACCCCTGGTGTATCCCTTACCCCAAAACAGAAGCTCAATATTGCAACTCAGCTTGATAAGCTTGGGGTAGATACGATTGAAGCAGGTTTTCCAATAGCATCCCAGGGAGACAAAGAATCGGTAAAATCAATAGCCAATGCAGGCCTTACTTCAGAGGTCTGTGGTCTTGCCCGGGTGCTTACAAAAGATATCGATGCCTGTATAGAGGCGGGAGTGGACATGGTGCACGCCTTCGTCTCCACATCGGACATCCAGAGGGAGCATACCATACGCAAAAGTCGTGAAGAAGTACAACAAATGGCCACCCAGGCTGTGGGATACGTAAAAGACCACGGACTGAGATGCATGTTTTCTGCCATGGATGCCACACGAACCGACCTCGATTACCTGATAGCAATCTACAGGGCAGCAGAGGAAGCCGGTTGTGATATTATCAATGTCCCCGACACCGTGGGCGTTATGTCTCCGTCGGGCATGTACAATATGATAAGTGATCTTCGCCAGCAGATCAGTATACCCATAGATACACACTGCCACAACGACTTCGGGCTTGCTGTAGCTAACAGCCTGATGGCAATCGAAGCCGGTGCAAACCAGGCACAGGTGACGATTAACGGTCTTGGGGAAAGAGCCGGCAATGCAGACCTGGCGGAAACGGTCATGAGCCTCAAATCCATATACGGTGCCAGCCTGAATATCAATACAGAATATATCGTTGAAACCGCACGAATGGTCGAACGCTATACAACTGTTCCTATTACAGCCCATCGTCCGGTTGTTGGTGAGAATGCGTTTGCGCATGAATCCGGAATCCATACTCACGGCGTCCTCGAGAATTCGAACACCTTTGAACCGGGCATAATGACCCCGGAAATGGTAGGACACACGCGCCGTATCGTGTTGGGCAAACATGCTGGTAAACATGCAGTACGCAGATCCCTTGAAGCTGCTAAACTTAACCCCAATGATGAACAACTCAATCACATCATAGAGAAGGTCAAAACAATAGCTGACAAGGGCAAGCGGCTGACTGATGCCGACCTGTATGCGATTGCCTGTGCAGTAATGCACAAACCAATGGGCAAACCTGCAATCGACCTCAAAGAGCTGTCCGTAATGACAGGTAATGTCACAACACCTACAGCAGTTGTGAAAGCACTGGTTAACGATGAAGAAAAGATTCTTTCAAACATCGGAATCGGACCTGTTGATGCAGCACTCAAGGCAGTAACCGGTATAATCGGGGAACACGCCACCATAAGCATCCATGACTTCCGTATTGAAGCGGTAACCGGAGGTTCGGATGCCGTTGCAGAAGTGATAGTCGGCGTACAGGATGAAAACGGACGGATAGTATCCGCACGTTCTGCAAGTGCAGATATTGTATATGCATCCGTTGAAGCACTCGTAACCGCTATTAACATGCTCCTCCAGAAGTGA